Proteins from one Blastocatellia bacterium genomic window:
- the lpxI gene encoding UDP-2,3-diacylglucosamine diphosphatase LpxI (LpxI, functionally equivalent to LpxH, replaces it in LPS biosynthesis in a minority of bacteria.), which yields MTQSEHERRYGLIAGNGRFPFLVLEGARRRGIEMVVAAIREETSPEIERQARLVRWLGVGQLGHLIEFFREHGVTHAVLAGQVKHVQIFGPALPDWRMVKLLLRLPHKNTNSLIGAVVAELEREGIQVVDSTLFVAELLAPEGVLTARAPSRSERDDLQYGLEIAREIARLDLGQTIAVKDRAIVAIEAMEGTDATIRRAASLLGGRPFVVVKVARPNQDMRFDVPVIGVPTIETMIECHATALAITAHKTLLLDRDELIALANRHRIAVLAVP from the coding sequence GTGACCCAGTCCGAGCATGAACGGCGCTACGGCTTGATCGCCGGCAACGGGAGGTTCCCATTCCTTGTGCTTGAGGGGGCGCGGCGGCGGGGGATCGAAATGGTTGTCGCCGCGATTCGGGAGGAGACGTCCCCGGAGATCGAGCGCCAGGCGCGTCTGGTGCGCTGGCTGGGCGTCGGACAACTCGGCCATCTGATCGAATTCTTCCGCGAACATGGGGTCACGCATGCCGTATTGGCGGGGCAGGTCAAGCACGTGCAGATCTTTGGCCCCGCTCTTCCCGATTGGCGCATGGTGAAGCTCCTCCTGCGCCTGCCTCACAAGAACACGAACAGCTTGATCGGCGCTGTGGTCGCCGAATTGGAGCGCGAGGGCATCCAGGTCGTGGATTCGACGCTCTTCGTCGCCGAACTACTGGCGCCCGAAGGAGTGCTCACGGCGCGTGCGCCTTCGCGATCGGAGCGAGATGATCTCCAATACGGATTGGAGATCGCTCGCGAGATCGCTCGCCTGGACCTGGGGCAGACGATTGCCGTGAAAGATCGCGCGATCGTCGCCATTGAAGCGATGGAAGGGACCGATGCGACGATCCGTCGCGCCGCTTCGCTGCTTGGTGGACGTCCGTTCGTCGTCGTCAAAGTCGCGCGCCCGAATCAGGACATGCGCTTCGATGTCCCCGTCATTGGCGTTCCCACGATCGAGACGATGATCGAATGCCATGCGACGGCCTTGGCCATCACGGCGCACAAGACATTGCTCTTGGATCGTGACGAACTCATCGCGCTCGCCAATCGCCATCGCATCGCCGTGCTCGCGGTCCCGTGA
- the topA gene encoding type I DNA topoisomerase: MAKKLVIVESPAKARTINKYLGREFTVMASVGHIKDLPEKELGVDIENDFRPTYVIIPDEVKKNNQKILAELKRAAREAEAIYLAADPDREGEAICQHLKEELVGPREEKPVYRVLFHEITPHAVREAFQHPGTIDRHKVEAQQARRILDRLVGYLVSPLLWKKVRRGLSAGRVQSVALRLIVEREREIERFVPTEYWTLGARLSAAEPPPFVARLVRIGEQALKTSEFEQGVRPTERHIRTEEEAQELVRQLSESEFVVASVERKEKKRHPVPPFTTSKLQQEAARRLRFSVKKTMSLAQKLYEGVDLGPEGSVGLITYMRTDSTRVSETALAEVRRFIAERYGEELLPEEPHIYRTKKDAQDAHEAIRPTSVFRTPEQVAPYLSRDELALYKLIWQRFVASQMKPALFDQTVLEIRAGTFTFRATGSVLRFSGFLTVYEEAKEEKENEEEEEATAVLPKVEVGEKLTLLELLPEQHFTQPPPRYTEASLVKALEENGIGRPSTYAQILSIIQDRAYVQKVNGRFKPTALGRLVCDLLVEHFTDIFDVEYTAEMEAELDKVEEGRVSWVKVLRDFYKKFAADLARAEREMEDVRKGVETDEQCPACGTSMVKKIGRYGPFLACPSCGTTQKLSSPEEEGGGFEEITCEKCGRKMVLRQSRFGPFLACTGYPECTNTRRIQRDGQLAAPDRTLDEPCPECGAPLVARQGPYGEYIACSRRPACPYVKLETLGIPCPRPDCQGELVVRRSRRGRIFYGCSAYPQCSFTVWDRPVNRACPQCGASFLLEKVTRRKERIQYCHRSECSYREAVVEEETVPSTLVRS; the protein is encoded by the coding sequence ATGGCGAAGAAACTCGTCATCGTCGAATCGCCCGCCAAGGCCAGGACGATCAACAAGTATCTCGGTCGAGAATTCACCGTCATGGCCTCGGTCGGGCACATCAAGGACCTGCCCGAGAAGGAATTAGGCGTCGACATCGAGAATGACTTCCGCCCGACCTACGTCATCATCCCCGATGAGGTCAAGAAGAACAATCAGAAGATCTTGGCCGAGTTGAAGCGGGCGGCGCGCGAGGCCGAGGCGATCTATCTGGCGGCCGATCCCGATCGTGAGGGAGAAGCCATTTGTCAACACCTGAAGGAGGAGTTGGTCGGTCCGCGCGAGGAGAAGCCGGTCTACCGAGTCCTGTTTCATGAGATCACGCCGCATGCCGTGCGCGAGGCGTTTCAACATCCTGGGACGATTGATCGTCACAAGGTCGAAGCGCAGCAAGCGCGGCGCATTTTGGATCGGCTCGTCGGCTATCTGGTGAGTCCGCTGTTATGGAAGAAAGTGCGGCGTGGGCTTTCAGCCGGACGCGTGCAATCGGTCGCCTTGCGGTTGATCGTCGAGCGCGAGCGCGAGATCGAACGGTTCGTCCCGACCGAATATTGGACACTGGGCGCGCGCCTCTCGGCGGCTGAGCCGCCTCCCTTCGTGGCGCGACTGGTCCGCATCGGGGAGCAGGCCCTCAAGACGAGCGAGTTCGAGCAGGGCGTTCGCCCGACCGAGCGGCACATTCGAACGGAGGAGGAAGCCCAAGAGCTGGTGCGCCAGCTCTCCGAGAGCGAGTTCGTCGTCGCATCGGTGGAGAGGAAGGAGAAGAAGCGCCATCCTGTCCCCCCGTTCACGACCAGCAAATTGCAGCAGGAAGCTGCTCGTCGGCTGCGCTTCTCGGTGAAGAAAACGATGAGCCTGGCGCAGAAGCTGTACGAGGGCGTGGATCTCGGTCCCGAGGGGAGCGTGGGACTCATCACCTACATGCGGACGGATTCGACGCGGGTCTCGGAGACGGCTCTGGCCGAAGTGCGCCGCTTCATCGCCGAACGCTATGGCGAGGAGTTGCTCCCTGAGGAACCTCACATCTATCGCACGAAGAAAGACGCGCAAGACGCGCATGAAGCGATTCGTCCGACGTCGGTCTTCCGCACCCCTGAGCAGGTCGCACCGTATCTCAGCCGCGACGAGTTGGCGCTCTACAAACTCATCTGGCAGCGGTTCGTCGCTTCGCAAATGAAGCCTGCCCTCTTCGATCAAACGGTCCTCGAGATCCGCGCGGGGACATTCACCTTCCGCGCGACGGGATCTGTCCTTCGGTTCTCTGGCTTTTTGACCGTCTACGAGGAGGCGAAGGAGGAGAAGGAGAACGAGGAAGAAGAGGAGGCCACTGCGGTTTTGCCCAAGGTGGAAGTTGGGGAGAAGTTGACGCTCCTTGAGCTGCTGCCCGAGCAACATTTCACGCAACCGCCGCCTCGCTATACTGAGGCCTCGCTCGTCAAGGCACTTGAGGAGAACGGCATCGGACGTCCCTCCACTTATGCGCAAATCCTGAGCATCATCCAGGACCGCGCCTACGTTCAGAAGGTGAACGGACGATTCAAACCGACGGCGCTGGGACGGCTCGTATGCGATCTGCTCGTGGAGCATTTCACGGACATCTTCGACGTCGAGTACACGGCGGAGATGGAGGCGGAGCTGGATAAGGTCGAGGAAGGGCGCGTCAGTTGGGTGAAGGTCCTCAGGGACTTCTACAAGAAATTCGCGGCCGATCTGGCGCGTGCCGAGCGCGAGATGGAGGATGTGCGCAAGGGCGTTGAGACTGATGAGCAATGCCCCGCCTGCGGGACATCTATGGTGAAGAAGATCGGGCGCTATGGGCCGTTTCTGGCTTGTCCCTCTTGTGGGACGACGCAAAAGCTCTCTTCACCGGAGGAAGAGGGAGGAGGCTTCGAGGAGATCACGTGCGAGAAGTGTGGCCGCAAGATGGTGCTCCGACAGAGCCGATTCGGGCCGTTCCTCGCCTGCACGGGATATCCCGAGTGCACGAATACCCGACGCATTCAGCGAGATGGACAATTGGCGGCTCCCGATCGGACTTTAGACGAGCCGTGCCCGGAATGTGGGGCTCCGCTCGTAGCGCGGCAGGGACCGTATGGTGAATACATCGCCTGTAGTCGGCGCCCGGCTTGCCCTTATGTCAAGCTTGAGACGCTGGGCATTCCTTGTCCGAGGCCCGATTGCCAAGGGGAATTGGTCGTCCGACGTTCCCGTCGAGGTCGGATTTTCTATGGCTGCAGCGCGTATCCTCAATGTTCCTTCACCGTGTGGGATCGTCCAGTGAACCGTGCGTGCCCACAATGCGGAGCATCCTTCTTGCTGGAGAAAGTGACGCGGCGAAAAGAGCGCATTCAGTACTGCCATCGGTCGGAATGCTCCTACCGCGAAGCCGTTGTGGAAGAAGAGACCGTCCCCTCCACTCTGGTTCGATCGTGA
- the fabZ gene encoding 3-hydroxyacyl-ACP dehydratase FabZ translates to METVFDAVQIQQFLPHRYPFLLVDRIIEFEPRKRIVGIKNVTLNEFFFQGHFPGAPVMPGVLVIEAMAQTAGVLMYHEVADASNKLVFFTGIDKAKFRRPVVPGDTLRLELTVLKLKSRYIRLRGEAYVDGQLVAEAEITSSLVDINAVRKNAAALQVPAFQADASSRVDDTSGEDA, encoded by the coding sequence ATGGAGACCGTATTCGATGCCGTGCAGATTCAGCAGTTCCTTCCGCATCGGTATCCCTTCCTGCTGGTGGATCGCATCATCGAGTTCGAACCGCGGAAGCGGATCGTCGGCATCAAGAACGTGACCCTCAATGAGTTCTTCTTCCAAGGCCACTTCCCGGGGGCTCCGGTCATGCCCGGCGTCTTGGTGATCGAAGCGATGGCGCAGACGGCCGGCGTGCTCATGTACCATGAAGTGGCCGATGCGAGCAATAAGCTCGTCTTCTTCACGGGCATTGACAAGGCCAAGTTCCGACGACCCGTCGTGCCGGGCGATACCTTGCGCTTGGAGCTGACGGTCCTCAAGCTGAAATCCCGCTACATTCGGTTGCGGGGAGAAGCGTATGTGGATGGGCAGTTGGTGGCGGAAGCTGAGATCACCTCGTCGCTGGTCGACATCAACGCCGTCCGCAAGAACGCTGCCGCACTTCAAGTCCCCGCGTTTCAGGCGGACGCCTCGTCCCGTGTGGACGATACGTCGGGGGAGGACGCATGA
- the dprA gene encoding DNA-processing protein DprA: protein MGAEVRDWVALSLVTGIGSRTAGRLLERFGSPTNVFAASRSELQAFGLEDEVIDRIRSEEPRRRAEEELAKLEKLGAEVLTLEDPRYPPLLRRIYDPPIVLYALGQVDALAAPALAIVGTRRPSPYGVNVATELARDLAGRGLVIVSGFARGIDAAAHRGALEAKGRTVAVFGTGLDIVYPREHRALAEEVRQHGVLVSEFPTGVSPLPQNFPFRNRIISGMSLGVVVVEAAEHSGSLITARLALEQDREVFAVPGPITSPRSYGPNYLIKCGAKLVQYWRDVVEELPLDVRKEILRRESEVAPAAPTQPHLPLDEHEQRVLELLHFDVPTHIDELLQRSGLAVPELMRILLELEVKDRIRQLPGKQFVKKL, encoded by the coding sequence ATGGGCGCGGAAGTGCGAGATTGGGTGGCGTTGAGCTTGGTGACTGGCATCGGATCGCGCACGGCCGGGCGCTTACTGGAGCGCTTCGGCTCGCCGACGAATGTCTTCGCCGCTTCGCGATCGGAGCTGCAGGCGTTCGGGTTAGAGGACGAGGTGATCGATCGGATTCGTTCGGAAGAGCCACGACGGCGGGCGGAGGAAGAACTAGCGAAGCTGGAGAAGCTCGGCGCCGAGGTGCTCACGCTCGAAGATCCGCGCTATCCGCCGCTGCTGCGGCGCATCTACGATCCGCCGATCGTGCTCTACGCGCTCGGACAGGTGGACGCGCTCGCGGCGCCAGCACTCGCGATCGTGGGGACGCGTCGTCCATCTCCCTATGGGGTGAACGTGGCGACGGAGCTAGCGCGCGATCTGGCGGGGCGCGGCTTGGTGATCGTCTCCGGGTTCGCGCGTGGCATTGATGCGGCGGCGCATCGCGGAGCGCTCGAGGCGAAAGGTCGCACGGTCGCCGTCTTCGGCACGGGATTGGACATCGTGTATCCACGCGAGCATCGGGCGTTGGCCGAGGAGGTTCGTCAACACGGTGTGTTGGTGTCGGAATTCCCGACGGGCGTCTCGCCGCTACCGCAGAATTTCCCGTTTCGGAATCGGATCATCAGCGGGATGAGCTTGGGCGTGGTCGTCGTGGAAGCCGCTGAGCATAGCGGCTCGCTCATCACGGCTCGTCTGGCGCTCGAGCAAGATCGCGAGGTCTTTGCCGTTCCCGGGCCGATCACCTCGCCTCGGAGCTACGGCCCCAACTACTTGATCAAATGCGGAGCGAAGCTCGTGCAGTATTGGCGCGATGTCGTCGAGGAGCTGCCGCTGGATGTCCGGAAAGAGATCTTGCGTCGCGAATCCGAGGTAGCGCCGGCCGCTCCGACGCAACCGCACCTGCCGCTGGATGAGCACGAGCAGCGCGTCTTGGAGCTGCTGCACTTTGACGTGCCGACGCACATTGATGAGCTGCTGCAGCGCAGTGGTCTGGCCGTGCCCGAGCTGATGCGCATCTTGCTCGAGCTCGAAGTGAAAGATAGAATCAGACAGTTGCCGGGAAAGCAGTTCGTGAAGAAGTTGTGA
- the lpxA gene encoding acyl-ACP--UDP-N-acetylglucosamine O-acyltransferase has protein sequence MSVTIHPTAIVSPRAELGEDVHIGPYAIIGDDVILHDRVRVSAHCVIEGPTEIGEETVIFPFASIGQIPQDLKYKGERSRVVIGRRNRIREYVTIHRGTEGGGGLTIIGDDNLLMVQAHVAHDCRVGNHVIMANGASLAGHVLVEDHATLGAYVGVHQFCRVGKYAFVGAYAVVVKDVMPYSLCAGNHARCYGPNTVGLRRKGFTPEQRRAIDRAFHLLLSSKLNTTQALEAMRRELGHIPEIQDLIAFIETSQRGVVK, from the coding sequence ATGAGCGTCACCATCCATCCCACGGCCATTGTGAGTCCGCGCGCGGAATTGGGCGAGGACGTTCACATCGGTCCTTATGCCATCATCGGCGATGACGTGATCCTCCACGACCGCGTGCGCGTGTCCGCGCATTGTGTCATCGAAGGGCCGACCGAGATCGGGGAAGAGACCGTCATCTTCCCCTTCGCTTCGATCGGGCAGATCCCCCAGGACCTGAAGTACAAGGGCGAGCGCAGCCGCGTCGTCATCGGTCGGCGCAATCGCATTCGCGAATACGTGACGATCCACCGCGGGACGGAAGGCGGCGGCGGGCTCACGATCATCGGGGACGACAATTTGCTCATGGTGCAAGCGCATGTGGCGCACGATTGTCGCGTGGGCAATCACGTCATCATGGCCAATGGCGCGTCCTTAGCTGGTCATGTTCTCGTTGAGGATCATGCGACGCTCGGCGCCTATGTGGGCGTGCACCAATTCTGCCGCGTCGGGAAATATGCGTTCGTGGGCGCCTACGCCGTCGTGGTGAAGGACGTGATGCCCTATTCCCTCTGTGCGGGGAATCATGCCCGTTGTTATGGGCCGAATACTGTCGGACTCCGTCGCAAGGGGTTCACGCCCGAGCAGCGGCGCGCCATTGATCGGGCGTTCCATCTGCTGCTCTCTTCCAAGCTCAACACGACACAAGCGCTCGAGGCCATGCGGCGAGAACTCGGCCATATCCCCGAAATTCAAGACCTCATCGCCTTCATCGAGACCTCGCAACGGGGCGTCGTGAAGTGA
- a CDS encoding sterol desaturase family protein, with translation MRQNRDDHALGWFRACRAHFRPFFFYAGGGIVLGAAAVGQAPSAWPSLLGLAIVGLLLWSLLEYVIHRGLHIRARSARMRAFLYLAHGVHHEASHVVGSNFIRFSASASVSAFFFLLFLGILGSWPKAVTLLLGLWGGYLFYEFTHYVAHFGNPRTPWMRAMRRHHQRHHQEGERTRFGVTTPLWDWLLGTL, from the coding sequence ATGAGGCAGAATCGCGACGATCATGCGCTAGGATGGTTTCGCGCGTGTCGCGCTCACTTCCGGCCCTTTTTCTTCTACGCCGGTGGGGGAATCGTTCTCGGCGCGGCGGCCGTGGGACAGGCGCCATCGGCATGGCCATCCCTGCTTGGGCTCGCCATCGTGGGCCTCTTGCTTTGGTCCCTCTTGGAATATGTCATCCATCGGGGGCTGCACATTCGCGCGCGCTCGGCGCGAATGCGCGCTTTCCTCTATCTCGCCCACGGCGTTCATCACGAGGCGTCGCACGTCGTGGGCTCGAACTTCATTCGCTTTTCAGCGAGCGCATCGGTGAGCGCGTTCTTCTTCCTGCTTTTTCTAGGCATCCTGGGCTCCTGGCCGAAGGCGGTGACGCTTCTGCTCGGCCTGTGGGGGGGATATCTGTTCTACGAATTCACGCACTATGTCGCGCATTTCGGGAATCCCCGAACCCCTTGGATGCGCGCCATGCGACGTCATCATCAGCGCCATCATCAGGAAGGGGAGCGCACGCGCTTTGGCGTGACGACGCCGCTTTGGGATTGGCTCCTGGGGACGCTGTAG